One Hevea brasiliensis isolate MT/VB/25A 57/8 unplaced genomic scaffold, ASM3005281v1 Scaf413, whole genome shotgun sequence genomic window, CAAATGTTAATGTCAAATAAgccatttatatataataaaatgataaaaattaacccaaaaatcaattaaaaaattcaaaaaaaaaattattgaagttcATGATATTTATTCTTGTTCATATTACACAACCGTACAATCTAGATAGGGGATTCTAAATTATTAAGAGATACATTTCTCACACatattaattaaacttttaaactTGAAAGTGCCTATGTTTTTGTTTTTCAAGTAGCCATGGTCCTTAGACGTCTCTTGGGTATGACATTCAAAGGCACAAGCTTTCTCACTGACATCCCAATGTTTTCTCTCATATCTAAGGTTTCTGGAATTGACCCTTCGACAAGCTCCCAGTCAAAACATTGAATTAAAGATGCAAGACCAAGGAGAACCATTCGTTGAGCCAATAACATACCTACACAAATCCGTCTCCCTGATCCAAATGGAATTAGCTCAAAATTTTGCCCTTTGTAGTCAATGCTTGAACCAAGAAATCTCTCAGGCTTGAAGGATAATGGATCTTTCCAAGAATCTGGGTCTCTTCCTATTGCCCATACATTCACAAGAACTTGAGTATCTTTGGGTATGTGGTACCCCATGAAATATGTATCATGTATTGTATTTCTCGGAACGAGTAAAGGAACTGGAGGATGGAACCGAAGTGTTTCCTTTAAAACAGCTTGCAAATATGGCAGCTTCTCTATGTCAATCTCTTCAACATTTCTATTTACCCCAACTACTTCATTGAGTTCTTCTTTAACCTTTCTCATGGCTTCAGGTTTGCGAAGTAACTCTGTCATGGCCCATTCTACTGTTGTGCTTGTACTGTCTGACCCAGCAATAAACATTTCCTTCAAcatcaaacaaaaacaaaattaataatttttaagccAAAATGTACTTAACTAAGTGCAACTAAGTGCTTCCTTCTTAAGAAATTATCTTCACTTCATGATTTATGTAACATAATTATTGTGCAAAAAGGCAACCACAGTAGAGAAAAAGACTATGTAGCTGAGTCataactaaaatattataatttagaaTTTATTAACTTCCGTTTGACATTGTTGTTAAAATTGTagttaataaaaatatttcttaaatatatttatgaaaaaatattaaaaactaatttaaaattaaatttcatatgTTTATTCTAAGAACTCTAAAATGATAAAATTGTTTTTTCAAACTTTTTTtttcgatatatatatatatatatatatttttttttttttttttttttttttagaagcaTGATTTTAATCCATAACCTCAATGCCAAATTGGGATTAAGTTATGTTAATGCGCTTACCATTATGATTATGATGATTTTTTCATGTGGGATCTTCTCTTGCCAATCTTTTCCGTCACCTTCAAATTCCAACAATGTGTCTAGGAAGTCCTTAGCCTTCTTCTCATTCGGTTTGTGCTTCTCAATCCTCTCTTTCACAAACCCTTCAATAATCTCTATCGCTCGTCCCAGGTCTTTCAACATGTTCTTCTTTAGTCCTTGTGGATCTAACCATTTCAAGAAAGGCAGAAAGTCTGCTACATTTGGCTTCCCTGCCCACACTGTAGTCTTTCCTATGGCTtgaaagaattcatacccttcttTACTTTGTGAATGCAAAAGGTCTCGTGACAGCATGAGGTTCCCAACTATGTTAAATAACATTGTGGAGAGATAGTGACGTAAATTCACTGCGACTGATTCTCCCCTTGCACCTCCAGCTGTCGCATCATCTTCAATACTCCTAGTGAACATTCACATAGGATGAATTATTATGAtccacttttttcttttttttactaaAACAGAAGAATTTTAACTATGTGCTTTGAATTGATTTTtctcattttattatattaagtcGTAAATGAGTTATATATTTAAAAGTAGATCATATAAGTGTTTTAAAGAAAGCAATAGCTCTCAATTCTAAAAATTTCAAGAATAGGAGATTTTGAAGGTGATCacattcaaaataaaataaaataattaaataactcaaTATTATTAAAGTCTTATCTCTAAACAAGTATTAGGAGTTGAATTTCTAAATTGACCGTTACAAGATTAATTCACATAGAAAAAACGATATTTAATACCCAATGTTACAAGAAATTATTTAGTAAATCTATTATATGTATACTGAATATATCATATTCATCGATTACAATTAGAtgaaaattatgagaaattatttgataaaatctgTTATATGTATGATAAATATAATAACAATCAAGGTTAAAATTAAATGCACCTTAAAATTTTCCGTTACCTTATCATTTGATCAATGCATTTTCGCCGTATGGAGGTTGTCTCATTGATTCGCTTATTGGACATCATTTCCATAGAGCAAAGACGCCTAAGCATGCGCCAGTACGGGCTAAACTGGCCGACTGCAAGTGACCCATCCCTGTAGTTATGACTCGTTAACACATCAAGACACTTACGATCACAGAAGTTGGCGTCGTGATTCTTGAACAGCTCTGCCGCAGCCTTGGCCGACTGTATCACCACCGTTTCCATGGATCCTAGTCTTAACCGGAGCACAGGTCCATACTTCAACTTAAGCTCTTGCAGAGTTTGATGGGGCACGGTTCCAAGATCGAAAATATTGCCCAAAAGTGGCCATCCTGGAGGCCCTGGAGGCAGGTTCTTGGTTCCCTTTCCCCACTTTTTTCCATTTAGGCACAGAACCAGAGCTAGTGATAAGAAAAGAGTTGAGCAAACAAGGACACTGTACATGTAATCCATTCCTCTCCTGTGTTTTGAGACGGCTACTGCCAGCAGCTGCTCTTTTACAAGATAAATCTTGACATCTTCCTTCAATCTTGACATCTTCCTTCAATAATATCTCATTCTACGTGTGGGCTCTCACACGTGAACGAATGCAACACGAACGCTTGCAATCGTTGAATATTtgcattaaataatttttaaaaaattgtaaatcAGCTAAAAGGACAATTTACTAAACTTATAGTACTATTATgcgtaatattatatatatatatatatatatatatatatatatatatatatatatattatttattattttatttattttaatattatttattattttaatttagtaatatttaaattattttaaaattattctattttatatttaaaatttaattaaattcagcAGTTATTACGTCTTAATCTCAAATTAATAAAAGTGagtaaatttcaattaaattcaaaaacTATTTAAAAGTTGAGTATGACATCCTGATCAATTATGCACATAGATATATTATCCTATTCCCAGAAATGGATAATTATTAATGAAACGATGGAAAGCAAATTTCACTTGATTTTGACTTCTagtcattattttaattttttttttttttttgtttttgtgaGCCTgcgattataattaataaaataaaatatgcttttgaaaataaaattttgtcttttttttttactaCCAACAAAATAACTAATCAACAAATCACATAAAATtctaattcatataaattaatatatgaattttaaaaagTTAAGGCAATAAATACAGATGAACTCCAAATAAGAGATCATTATTAACACAAAAtcgtagaaaataaaagaaataagaagggGAAGAAAAGAGGAGGGTTCACcattaaaagtaagaaaatggctcCATTGATTACCTAAATGTTAGAAAAAAGAGGTGGAGTGAAGAAAAAATAAGTGGAGGAGAACAAAGATGACGAAAAGGAAAAAGATTTTTAGAGAGAGAGAAATCATGGTCTcttaaaaatcttagtcaaatcttttttttcttttaattagatATATTTATAAAAGTATTTGAGGAAgggaaattaatttttcattgacAAAATATTTTGACTTTAAAAATCTATCgactttttttaaaatatttccaaagtcatatttattTGACAataacaaatattttttttagttaTAATCTCGTGTATtatgtaattaataatttattttatcataaatttaataaaatatatattagataaaattaaaaaaaaaaacctagtcTTGATAAGTATATAAactgtaaaaaattaaaattgagtaattttattataataattttttttattaacaaattaggaaaaatttaacATAGGCATTCAACTATATCTGATCCATAGATGATCTAAGTCCAGTTTGACAAAAATATGCAACGtatatttttagatatatttAATTTTACCATTAAATTTCAATCATTGTTATTTTCAATCATTTTTTTGCtattattatgattttaagtagaaaatatttTGATTGACTTTTATTgtcttttatttaaatttagaacTCTGCATAGACCAAtagttatatttttttattcGAGTTATAATAACTTAGTtctgaaattataaaattaattatgtgaGATTATATAGATATATGAAATATTTACAATTGATGATAGAGGGAGCTGAACTCCCAAATTTTGATATTTGTGGTTTGAAAATTGTGAGGGTGAGTTGAGTTTCTTGtattattgattttatttatttactaaTCCGATAAGTAAATGCTCCCCGTTGGATGGTCTAATTTATAGTCGAACTCTATtcgtttattttcttgaaattggactacCTTATTGGGTTTTATGGTCAGGTCAGagatagttagacttactacagGCTTCAGGGAATTAATGCTAACTCAAGCCCTAATGTCGATCTGTCTCAGAAATTGGGTCATGATAAATATTGTCTTTTAGAGACAAATATATTGAGATAAATAAGAAATATGTTACTAATAACCATTATTTAAGGTAAAATTTTATTGGTctctaaatattattatttatttctaatgactccttttttgagataaaaatttattagtctctaaatattatattatttgtttctaataattaatttttcaaagtAAAAACCTATTATTAGTCTCTAAATGTATTATTTTtttgtttctaataattaattttttgaggcaaaatttattaatctctaaatgttatattatttgtttctaatttattaagattaactttatttatataagaagctttaaggttttttttttctttaaatttttctctaaaaatttccctttttcaatatatatatatataagtgatttttaaaaaattaaacatgTAAATACATACACAATTATatttatattgtattatgtttgcatatattaaaataaaaaaaatatttttttcttttaatctatATAATTAAAGCTTCTAATTAACATATTGTTATTAATCATTGAACTAACAAGtgttattaatttcttaaaaaaaacttaaaaatttgataaaaacatttttttattaaactacaaatattttgatgatttgaatttattaattatacatatattaacatatttattttttaattaaatttgtacttAAAAATATACGAgtaatgtaataaaataataaaatatgattATATAATATAACATGTTATTAGTTCTTTATTATGGTAAAGTATTTAtatgatgaatgaaaattttaaattctaaatcataaattaagaaaataataattgtaaaaaaaaaaaaagaaaaagcgaTATTCCACATTATTTTTTCAAAGACTTGAGCAGTGatagtttttttttataaaaggtAATCCTCCCCCTTTGACATTTTAAGTGAACTCTATATACAGGGTtgctaattattatttatttttaaaaaaaattatatttatttattttaaataatatttattatttttagtaatttaaataaatttcatttaaattatagtagtaaataaatattatattattaaagacaa contains:
- the LOC131177347 gene encoding iridoid oxidase-like — translated: MDYMYSVLVCSTLFLSLALVLCLNGKKWGKGTKNLPPGPPGWPLLGNIFDLGTVPHQTLQELKLKYGPVLRLRLGSMETVVIQSAKAAAELFKNHDANFCDRKCLDVLTSHNYRDGSLAVGQFSPYWRMLRRLCSMEMMSNKRINETTSIRRKCIDQMIRSIEDDATAGGARGESVAVNLRHYLSTMLFNIVGNLMLSRDLLHSQSKEGYEFFQAIGKTTVWAGKPNVADFLPFLKWLDPQGLKKNMLKDLGRAIEIIEGFVKERIEKHKPNEKKAKDFLDTLLEFEGDGKDWQEKIPHEKIIIIIMEMFIAGSDSTSTTVEWAMTELLRKPEAMRKVKEELNEVVGVNRNVEEIDIEKLPYLQAVLKETLRFHPPVPLLVPRNTIHDTYFMGYHIPKDTQVLVNVWAIGRDPDSWKDPLSFKPERFLGSSIDYKGQNFELIPFGSGRRICVGMLLAQRMVLLGLASLIQCFDWELVEGSIPETLDMRENIGMSVRKLVPLNVIPKRRLRTMAT